One window of Lemur catta isolate mLemCat1 chromosome 3, mLemCat1.pri, whole genome shotgun sequence genomic DNA carries:
- the TAF13 gene encoding transcription initiation factor TFIID subunit 13, with protein MADEEEDPTFEEENEEIGGGAEGGQGKRKRLFSKELRCMMYGFGDDQNPYTESVDILEDLVIEFITEMTHKAMSIGRQGRVQVEDIVFLIRKDPRKFARVKDLLTMNEELKRARKAFDEANYGS; from the exons ATGGCGGATGAGGAGGAAGACCCCACC tttgaggaagaaaatgaagaaattggagGAGGTGCGGAAGGTGGACAGGGTAAAAGAAAGAGACTTTTTTCTAAAGAAT tgagaTGTATGATGTATGGCTTTGGAGATGACCAGAATCCTTATACTGAGTCAGTGGATATTCTTGAAGACCTTGTCATAGAATTCATCACTGAAATG ACTCACAAGGCAATGTCAATTGGAAGACAAGGTCGAGTACAAGTTGAAGATATCGTCTTCTTGATTCGAAAGGACCCAAGGAAGTTTGCTAGGGTTAAAGACTTGCTTACTATGAATGAAGAATTGAAACGAGCtagaaaagcatttgatgaagCAAACTATGGATCTTGA
- the TMEM167B gene encoding protein kish-B isoform X1, with the protein MTNVYSLDGILVFGLLFVCTCAYFKKVPRLKTWLLSEKKGVWGVFYKAAVIGTRLHAAVAIACVVMAFYVLFIK; encoded by the exons ATGACGAACG TGTACTCCTTGGATGGGATTCTGGTATTTGGTTTGCTCTTTGTTTGCACCTGTGCCTACTTCAAGAAAGTACCTCGTCTCAAAACCTGGCTGCTATCAGAGAAGAAGGGCGTTTGGGGTGTGTTTTACAAAG CTGCTGTGATTGGAACCAGGCTGCATGCTGCTGTGGCAATTGCTTGTGTTGTAATGGCCTTTTACGTcctgtttataaaatga
- the TMEM167B gene encoding protein kish-B isoform X2 translates to MTNVYSLDGILVFGLLFVCTCAYFKKVPRLKTWLLSEKKGVWGVFYKGKAMSGQGEEIAISAQCGARNCCDWNQAACCCGNCLCCNGLLRPVYKMNPKVSNSSIANQGDEDEERVGGPDPV, encoded by the exons ATGACGAACG TGTACTCCTTGGATGGGATTCTGGTATTTGGTTTGCTCTTTGTTTGCACCTGTGCCTACTTCAAGAAAGTACCTCGTCTCAAAACCTGGCTGCTATCAGAGAAGAAGGGCGTTTGGGGTGTGTTTTACAAAGGTAAGGCCATGTCTGGACAGGGAGAGGAGATTGCCATCTCCGCACAGTGTGGTGCTAGAAA CTGCTGTGATTGGAACCAGGCTGCATGCTGCTGTGGCAATTGCTTGTGTTGTAATGGCCTTTTACGTcctgtttataaaatgaatccCAAAGTATCCAACTCATCAATTGCCAACCAAGGGGACGAGGATGAAGAACGTGTTGGAGGCCCGGACCCGGTGTAG